In the genome of Methanococcoides burtonii DSM 6242, the window AGATCAATTTCTCATGCTTTCCTTTGTGGGGAAAATCCTCTGTGTTCCTTTGGAGACAGTCACATAACATGAATATACAGAAAAGAATGACTATTGCAATTATTCCCCATAATAGCTGACCGATATAAAATGTGTATACTAGTATTGCAATTAGTATCATAAGTCCAGCGACTGTCCATTCGGATTTTATTTTGTTCACTTTATCCTCCCCCTTATTTTTTAATTTTACATGTATCTTAGTTTGCATTCTGTTTTTAGTCAGTCCCTATCATGCTATAAAGATATTTTTTTAATGTCTTGTGCATCTGAAAATAAAAGAGTACTGTAAAAATCAGGGTCATTTGCAGCACTAAATATCCACGCATTCCATAATCAGGAATTAGCATACTCATGGATAGAAGTCCGAGACCTATAATGGTCGAAAAACTTACTGAATAGATGAGTGCTGTCTTTCTTGCTCCATATTTAACGGCGATTTTTCCCCAACCTTTCATCCCAACAACAAAATCCATTATTTTAAGAGGTTCGTTGAGATCGGTTTTCTCCAATTCCTTTAAGAATCGTTTCTCCTGGATTTTTGAGATCATCGGGTATTTTACTACTGAAAGTAGGAATACAGCTAACATGAGTATGGTTATACACAGGAGAGATTGCTCTAGGAATAAAAGTAGCGTTATCAAGGTCAGCAAAAAACTGAATATTGTTGGTAAGAGACTTGTTTTATTTTTTCTGTATGCAATCGCATTGTAAACAGTCATAAAAGCAAAGAAAACAATTCCCAATATAAAGATGATTTCTATCAAAATTAACCCCCTCTAATCCCATCATAGTCATAACATTTCAGTGCTTTTTATTGGTGGCATTGAAGAACGCATCTTCTAATGATAGTGAATTTTCTATCAGCTTGAAAACGTTTCCACCATTCTCAACAATTAACTTGTTAATCTCTGGTTTGACATCTCCTTTGGAATTAACAAATATTTCCAAAACATGTTCAGATTTCAATTCAGTTTTAACTACAAACTCCAAACTCTCAATTAAATTTATTATTTTTGGAGCTAGGTTATAAAGCCCCACAGTAATAACGCCGTTGGATTCAAAATGACGAATTTCTTCAATTTTGTTCTCTGCAATTATTTTTCCTTTATCCAGTATTCCGACATGAGTACATATTTCTTGTATTTCTAGCAGATTATGAGATGAAATGAATATTGTAATCCCGCTGTTGTTGCATTCGCAAAGTAGCTCCCTGATTTGTCGAATTCCAACCGGATCGAGTCCATTTGTAGGCTCATCTAGAATCAATATTTTGGGGTTATTCAAAAGAGCCTGAGCAATTCCAAGGCGCTTTTTCATACCATGGGAAAAATAAATCACCTGTTTGTGCTTTTCCTTTTCCAAGCCAACCTTTTCCAATAAAGCATTGGACTGCACCAAGGCCTCCTTTTTGCTTAAACCTTTTAATCTTCCATAATAGATCATATGACTTAATGCATTTCTATCATCATAAAAATTTGAATCCTGAGGGACTAAACCCATAATCTTTTTAATTTCCCTTGATTCACTATCCATATCCATACCATCTACAATTATCTTCCCATCCGTAGGTGTCAAAAGACCGGATAATAATTTTATCGTAGTCGTTTTACCAGCACCATTCTTCCCTAAAAATCCATAGATACTCTCTTTTTCCACATTTAGAGAGATATTTTCCAAAACAAACTGAGACCCATATTTTTTATGTAGACCTCTTGTTGAGATAATATTAGAAATTATAAATCCCTCCTTTTGAGAGCAGCTAAGCTCATTGATAAAAATGCTGTTGTGTATATTAACATTGCAAAAATACTTTTTAATACTTCAGTATATTCAATTTCATCAGGGAATCCGCTCAGAATTCCCATATTTTTAACCCCATAAAAATAAGGCGTGAGATATTTTAAATAATTGTCATCACCCTGAAGAAAAATGAAAACAAGGCTACCCAGAAATACAAACGCCATTGTCAACGAGGTTTTATTGTTTTTTGAAAGAGTTGAAACGAATATAAATATACTTATAAAGCATCCCAAATAAAGACTCGAAAATACCCACCACATAATACTTTTTTCTAATTGGAGTCCATTACCTGAAAAATATATATATATCTGGCCTATAACTGCAACTACAAATGCAGCAGATGTAAATACAATGAACAAAGCAAAAAATTTGCCTAATATAAATGATGTGCGATCAATTTTTGAGATGATATATCTTATTGAACCGGTTTCCATTTCATTACTTATGGAATCAAAAGATGTTACCAGAATCATAAAAGGCCCAATAACTAACACTACAAAATAAAGAATAAGATGGTATGTAAGATTATTCATACTGTTTGGGAATAAAGATAGTATGGATGCACTATAATGTATCGCCAAGAAACAAAGAAAGATAAAAGTTCCGCCAAAAAACAAATATTTGTTTTTTGAACCTCTTAATATCTCATCTTCTCCAACAATCCGTGTTTTTGAAAAATCCATAACGTTTCAATCCTGCTTATCTGTTTTCATATTATATGTGACAAATGCACTAATTGATCCAATGATTGAATAGAAAATAGTCATTATCAGTATGAAGCCAAGAAATACACCGGTAACTCCTCCACCATATCCAAGTATAGTCTTACCTTCGAGGGTAAATAGGAATGTTGTGACCCATCCAATTAAATTGTATGTAAATATTGAAATAACTGCATATTTGACGGGAGTTTTGTCTGCTATTTTGCCAATGATTATGCCTACAAGTATCGCACCAACAATTCCTCCATATGTTGGATCTATCTCTAAAAGACTAAAAATGCCGAATAATATCATCCCAAATAGTATTCCTGTTAACAATACTTTTTCAGTTTTCATTGTATCGCTCCTTTAAAATTAAAAAAAATACTGGTGTTGAAACACCAGCAATAGTCTTAAAGTTAGGAATACTGATCTATGAAGTTTTGTGCTGCATTCAGTAAATCGACCAACTCGTTGTACAACCAACTGGCAATCTGCGAGCCCCAGTAATTTAATATTTGCCATATTATGGATACGGCTTCTGAAAGGTAATCCAAACCGTTGGTTATATTGTCATTTCTGAATTCTTCAGCAGCATCAGTTAGTTTATCTTGAGCTTGGCCTATTCTATTGTCATCGATAACCTGATCTAAAGCCCAAAGTGCTGCAAGCAATCCGTCACAAATTGCTTCACCTGTAGTTCCTACTACTGATAGTGGTGTTATTTCACCGTCATCAGCCATTTTTAGTTCATTTACTACATCTTGTGCTGGCTGTGCACTCACGGCCGGTGCAAACGCCATGCTCACCAGCAGCATTGCTGTTAGCAGCGCACCTATTCCAGATTTTATATTGATTTTCATTCTTTCTTTACCTCTTTGATTTATTTAAACCAAAGGCAAAGCTATGTTTATATAGTGTAAACTGCAAACTTAACCTTACCTTTGGGTATACGTGGAGTTCTGGTTGGTTACCAATTATCTGAACTCCACATTCTAAATGATACATTATACTAGTTCTATTTATAATTGGTGACCGTGATTTGCGAATATAGACTTTTATTTTAGATAAAAGAAGTATTTATCATAATATCGAGTCAATTTATATGTTACTTGTATATAAATGGGCTATTTTCGATCATATGATTCCAAAATATAAAAATCACTCTCTATTTGATGGAACATCTATGATCGCGATTTGAGCTTCAAACGATTTCCCTCTCATACAAAGACCGTTTTTTCGGGAGCTGCAGCCAGCGGCCACATCATATTACAAATGCCGATCTATCCACATATTTTCGGCATTGGACCAACCCCGGGCAAACAGAAAAAATCAATTATGTGAATAGGCTATTTGTCCAGAGTGATAAATATGCAGGGATATGGAAGAAGTAACTTGTATAAGTCCATAGATTACCCACATAAAAAGTGAAGACGCAATGTTTTATACCATAGTTTGATCTATTTCCTTCACCTCAGATCATAACCCATAAACCCAACAAAACAAGGGATATTCCACTGATTAATTTCAGGTATCTCTTGTGCTCACGAACATGTTTGGATAAAGTATAACCTCCAACCAACCCAATTCCAAGGAAAGGTGTCAATACTCCAAAACTAAAAGCAAACAATAGGGCTAAATCACCAATTGTCCCTTCTGTAAATGTTTTGTTCAGCAAAACCAGAAGCATAGGTACAGTGCACGGCACTTTTACCAGAGAGAACAAAACACCCAGGAAAAATAATCCTCCAATTGTACCGGCATGTTTTCTGGCCTTGTTCTGGAAATATTTGTCGAGGGACATCGGTAGACTGAAAAATCCCATCAGGTACAGTCCGATTCCAATAACTATGATTCCTGTAACTACAGAAAACAATTCCATGTCAGGGAGTGTCTTCCTGAATACAAGCAACCCCACTCCTATGGCGAGGTAGGAAGTCATCAATCCGACACCAAAGACTATTGCTCGTTCCATGCCGCTGCGGGCAGACTCGCTGGTACCGGCTGTAAAACTCAAAAGAAATCCAAGTATTGCCATTAAACAAGGGGAGAATCCTGCAAACAAACCAAGTGAATAAGCAAACGGAAGATTCAGATCACTGTTTATGTACTGGTTTTCAGGTTTATTGTCCTTAAGATATTTCTCAATTGATAATCTCAGTTTTTCTTCAGTTATTTCTTCCTTTGGGATTTTAGTTTCATTATTTATGACAACAGCCGGAACCTCAATAAAACCATACTGATTCCACTGTTTGAATCCCTCAGTGTTTATGACATCAGTTCGCACAATTTCTACGTATTCATATTGTTTTTCGATTTGATCAATAATGGGCTCTGTTATCTCGCAGTCATGACAGCCGGTCTGGTGGAAATATTCTATCTGTATTGGTTGCGCAGCAGATATGGGGATGGACAGGAGAAGAATAGAAAAAAGAAGAAAAAAGAATCTCATCCTTTTATTCTCCTTAGTATTATGAGGATACCCAATGCTCCTACCAAAGGTGAAATACCGAGTGGTATTTGTTCAGATGCTGATTGAGAAGAGATGTCAATTGTCTCGATTGTATTTTTAAGATCCACTACTGCATTTGCTTGCTCTTTTGCAATCAAAGAATTACGTATGGAAGTGTCTGCAAGAGGTATGGAACTTGTTGAATCTTTTATTTTGGCTTCCTCTAACCTTATTTTTGCCATTTCAAAATGAAGTACCAATATAGGAGCATCAATTTCAGGATTACTAAAGAGTATGCTCAGAGATTCATTTGTATTTTCCATTTGTCTTTCAGCGCTACGTATGGCATCTTCGTGATCTACAACATTTTTATAGTTAATTCCAAAATCAGCCAGAGCTTTAGCTTCTGCTGCATTCATAGTTGCCAAATAGTATCTTTCTGCGGAATAGTGCTGCTTTGCAGTTTCCAATATCTTTTCGGAAGAGGTGAGTATATCTTTTCGGTTTCCCGAGTCACTAAATATCTTTATTTGTTCATCTGCAACCTGTATCCATTTGGAAGCGGTTTTATCTCCGTCTTCAGTTCTCTGGATGTGGTTTATTTTTGAAGACTCATTGTTCTTAAGTTTTGCAATATTTAACAAATTTTCTGCCTTATATATGGCGAAATTTGATTTAGTTAATGTTTCCAATGTACCATTGAAATTTTTATTATCATAATTCTCTTGAGAAATAGATAAATAATGTCTACTTTCTTCGAACTCATTCTCAGCAAGAGAAAGCCATTCCATTCCTGAAAAGCTTAAATTATTTTCATTTAGACCTGCTAATTGTTCAACGATTTCATTATGTTTGTTCTCAATTTCATCAAACGTGTCATCAATAACGATTTTGGTTCCATGAATAGAGGCCATGTCATTCATGTCCATTTTCATAACAATTCTACGACATTTTAATGCTAAACTATAAGTGTAAAATGGATATTCTGTATTGTATTCATAAGACTGAGTATAAAATTCATTCAATGGTAAAGTCGAGTTGTTTTGATAATAAAATGATAATTCTGATATCTCTTTTGAAGATAAGTTGTAAAATACATTTTCTTCAGAAGCTGCCGGAACTATTAGCATAGTCGTAATTACAAATAAATAAAGCAGTTTGTTAATATTCATAAAATCCCCTTTTTATTGGATAAAGTATGTTGCTATAATTACACCCGAAATACCGCAAATAAGACATAATATTGCGAATAACACTGATTGGATTGCCGTCCATTTTCTTTCTCTCGCAACTAGGTAGAGATATATACCACTCAAAAACAGAATTGGTGAAAAAATCGATTCATACATTGATAATATCTCAAATTTTAAAAAAAAGTAGTCTAAGATTATTTTAAATATATCGATCAAAATTGTGGCGAACATAAAAAGTAGAAATAACTGTGAAGGTTTGTATTGTTTGTAGCCAATCATTATCGTAATCCTCCGAAAAAGAAAAATGCTGTATTAACATACAGCCTGGCAAATTGCATCACAGTAAACGGTTATGTCCATGTAACAAATCCCGAAGCATATAGCAACGCATGCTACATATCCAACACCAGTTGGACCAAGGGCTAGACAAAGGTATGGACAGGATGCACCACATCCCATATTTCCCAAATCAGAGCATGTGTCTTCGCATTTTTCGTAACAGTCAATACTTTGCGTTGTTACCATCCCGGAAGCTGAATCATATACAGTTATTTCACCACTTTTAGATGTGGGATCTCCTGCAATATTTACAGATACTTCGTGCCCTTTATCTGAGACTAATGATACGTGGTATCCACCAACTACCATTGAAGAAGTTCCACTCCATACTTCTGTTATTTCATAATCTTTCGAGATGTCGTAAAGTTTAAACGAACCAGCAGATTCTTGGTAATTGAATATAAATCCATCTGTGTCTGGATTATTTGAGATGGTATACTCTTCAGGTAGGCTTATTTCATCTGAGACTACCTTCAATACTTTCTTTTCATCTGACTTGTCTATGGGTTCTTGTGGTGCACATGCCATAGCGGGTGCTACTGCGAACATACTCACAACTAGCATTGCCATAAACAACGCTGCCATTCTAATTCCTTTAGTTTTCATATCTTTTATCTCTCCAATTTAATTACAAAGACAAAGCTATGTTTATGTAATATAAATGACAAATTAGCTTTGCCT includes:
- a CDS encoding ABC transporter ATP-binding protein, which gives rise to MENISLNVEKESIYGFLGKNGAGKTTTIKLLSGLLTPTDGKIIVDGMDMDSESREIKKIMGLVPQDSNFYDDRNALSHMIYYGRLKGLSKKEALVQSNALLEKVGLEKEKHKQVIYFSHGMKKRLGIAQALLNNPKILILDEPTNGLDPVGIRQIRELLCECNNSGITIFISSHNLLEIQEICTHVGILDKGKIIAENKIEEIRHFESNGVITVGLYNLAPKIINLIESLEFVVKTELKSEHVLEIFVNSKGDVKPEINKLIVENGGNVFKLIENSLSLEDAFFNATNKKH
- a CDS encoding ABC transporter permease, with the protein product MDFSKTRIVGEDEILRGSKNKYLFFGGTFIFLCFLAIHYSASILSLFPNSMNNLTYHLILYFVVLVIGPFMILVTSFDSISNEMETGSIRYIISKIDRTSFILGKFFALFIVFTSAAFVVAVIGQIYIYFSGNGLQLEKSIMWWVFSSLYLGCFISIFIFVSTLSKNNKTSLTMAFVFLGSLVFIFLQGDDNYLKYLTPYFYGVKNMGILSGFPDEIEYTEVLKSIFAMLIYTTAFLSMSLAALKRRDL
- a CDS encoding cytochrome c biogenesis protein CcdA, translated to MRFFFLLFSILLLSIPISAAQPIQIEYFHQTGCHDCEITEPIIDQIEKQYEYVEIVRTDVINTEGFKQWNQYGFIEVPAVVINNETKIPKEEITEEKLRLSIEKYLKDNKPENQYINSDLNLPFAYSLGLFAGFSPCLMAILGFLLSFTAGTSESARSGMERAIVFGVGLMTSYLAIGVGLLVFRKTLPDMELFSVVTGIIVIGIGLYLMGFFSLPMSLDKYFQNKARKHAGTIGGLFFLGVLFSLVKVPCTVPMLLVLLNKTFTEGTIGDLALLFAFSFGVLTPFLGIGLVGGYTLSKHVREHKRYLKLISGISLVLLGLWVMI
- a CDS encoding PLDc N-terminal domain-containing protein; protein product: MQTKIHVKLKNKGEDKVNKIKSEWTVAGLMILIAILVYTFYIGQLLWGIIAIVILFCIFMLCDCLQRNTEDFPHKGKHEKLIWSIVLIVLNFIGAIMYYFLVRIQDNQERIP